Proteins encoded by one window of Chondromyces crocatus:
- a CDS encoding DUF2169 domain-containing protein — MSWAAVGVNPTLDRSGRDVAVVVAKVAYRVSPEGVVRRVLAPVRRDDVRDEGGGVRFPGDLTADEKPGTDVGLVGVAHPPLRGGGGPRGRSFAWLSVGGLRKVITVHGPRVYVKGWRGVAPSEPGPLVDPVPLRYDLAYGGSDPLTGAVEALNPIGMGFSSDPLRLIGLPVPPLGLAEETEGVTSGPPAHATFAPIPAQWEPRRSLAGTHDAAWARERAPVRPRDFDPRHHAWSTPGLYSAAPLVGDEPVEVGGVLPEGTWRFRLPSYAVAFESVCEGRHEVHATHLDSFLIDSETRAVELCWRASIRLPKKWERLERILVLGVGELSEEVLRGQGPPAGKRSGERAQVGAGVGGEGKP; from the coding sequence GTGAGTTGGGCTGCGGTCGGGGTCAATCCGACGCTGGATCGATCGGGCCGCGATGTCGCCGTGGTGGTGGCGAAGGTGGCGTACCGCGTCTCGCCAGAGGGGGTCGTGCGGCGGGTGCTCGCGCCCGTGCGCCGTGATGATGTGCGGGATGAGGGCGGTGGGGTGCGGTTTCCGGGAGACCTCACCGCGGACGAGAAGCCAGGCACGGACGTGGGCCTGGTGGGGGTCGCTCACCCTCCTCTACGCGGCGGGGGAGGGCCTCGAGGACGCTCGTTTGCGTGGCTGTCGGTGGGAGGCCTGCGCAAGGTGATCACGGTGCATGGCCCGCGTGTGTACGTGAAGGGGTGGCGCGGCGTGGCGCCATCGGAGCCTGGTCCGCTGGTCGATCCCGTGCCGCTTCGCTACGACCTCGCCTACGGCGGTTCGGATCCGCTCACGGGGGCCGTGGAGGCGCTGAACCCCATCGGGATGGGGTTCTCGAGCGACCCGTTGCGCCTCATCGGCCTCCCCGTGCCACCGCTGGGGCTCGCGGAGGAGACAGAGGGAGTGACGAGCGGGCCCCCGGCGCACGCGACGTTCGCCCCCATCCCAGCGCAGTGGGAGCCTCGGCGTTCGCTCGCGGGGACGCATGACGCCGCCTGGGCCAGAGAGCGGGCGCCCGTGCGGCCGCGTGACTTCGATCCACGTCACCATGCGTGGTCGACGCCAGGGCTGTACAGCGCGGCACCGCTCGTGGGCGACGAGCCGGTGGAGGTGGGTGGCGTGCTGCCGGAGGGGACGTGGCGGTTCCGCTTGCCCTCGTATGCGGTGGCGTTCGAGAGCGTCTGCGAGGGGCGTCACGAGGTCCACGCGACCCACCTCGACAGCTTCCTCATCGACAGCGAGACGCGGGCGGTGGAGCTGTGCTGGCGGGCGTCGATCCGCCTCCCGAAGAAGTGGGAGCGGCTGGAGCGCATCCTCGTGCTCGGGGTCGGCGAGCTCTCGGAGGAGGTCCTGCGTGGGCAAGGGCCGCCTGCAGGGAAACGGTCTGGAGAGCGGGCACAGGTGGGGGCCGGTGTCGGGGGAGAGGGTAAGCCATGA
- a CDS encoding NAD(P)H-dependent flavin oxidoreductase, with protein sequence MRSLVQRIGLRHPLLQAPMAGVSTPRLAAAVSNAGALGAIAVGAATVETARAMIQETRAATSAPFQVNVFCHRPAHRDAAREGAWLRHLAPFFAEFGVSPPIALQEIYRSFCEDDGMLELLLSERPSVVSFHFGLPSRTRIEALRAAGITLLATATSEREADAVVAAGIDAVVAQGVEAGGHRGVFDPEAEDEGLDTLALVRRLAGRLSVPVVAAGGMMRGEDIAAALAAGAEAAQLGTAFVPCPESAADAAYRAMLASERARNTALTAAISGRPARGIVNRFHEEIDVPGRPAAADYPVAYDAGKALNAAATRAGSAEFAPLWAGQGARWSRVMPAQTLVEKLVEELDAAREGTSRLRP encoded by the coding sequence ATGCGTTCGCTCGTTCAGCGGATCGGTCTCCGGCATCCTCTTCTCCAGGCGCCGATGGCCGGGGTCTCGACGCCACGGCTCGCAGCTGCCGTGTCCAACGCGGGCGCCCTCGGGGCCATCGCGGTGGGCGCGGCGACGGTGGAAACCGCGAGAGCCATGATCCAGGAGACGCGCGCTGCGACGTCTGCGCCGTTCCAGGTCAACGTGTTCTGTCATCGACCAGCGCACCGTGACGCGGCCCGAGAGGGGGCCTGGTTGCGGCACCTTGCGCCCTTCTTCGCAGAGTTCGGCGTCTCCCCGCCCATCGCTCTCCAGGAGATCTACAGGAGCTTCTGCGAGGACGACGGCATGCTGGAGCTGCTGCTGTCGGAGCGCCCTTCGGTGGTGAGCTTCCACTTCGGCCTGCCGTCTCGAACCCGGATCGAGGCGCTGCGCGCGGCGGGGATCACGCTGCTCGCGACGGCAACGAGCGAGCGGGAGGCGGATGCCGTGGTGGCGGCCGGGATCGATGCCGTGGTGGCCCAGGGCGTGGAGGCGGGTGGGCATCGGGGGGTGTTCGACCCGGAAGCCGAGGACGAAGGCCTCGACACGCTGGCGCTGGTGCGTCGTCTGGCGGGGCGGCTCTCGGTGCCCGTCGTGGCGGCGGGCGGGATGATGCGCGGGGAGGACATTGCCGCGGCGCTCGCGGCCGGCGCGGAGGCGGCCCAGCTCGGGACGGCGTTCGTGCCCTGTCCGGAGTCGGCTGCCGACGCCGCGTACCGCGCCATGCTGGCCAGCGAGCGCGCGCGGAACACGGCGCTCACCGCGGCGATCTCGGGGCGCCCGGCGCGCGGGATCGTCAACCGCTTCCACGAGGAGATCGATGTCCCGGGTCGACCCGCAGCGGCGGACTACCCGGTCGCCTACGACGCGGGCAAGGCCCTGAACGCGGCGGCGACACGCGCCGGGAGCGCCGAGTTCGCGCCACTCTGGGCTGGGCAGGGGGCGAGGTGGTCGCGCGTGATGCCGGCGCAGACGCTGGTCGAGAAGCTCGTGGAGGAGCTCGACGCGGCGAGAGAAGGCACGTCTCGTCTGCGGCCGTGA
- a CDS encoding DUF2169 family type VI secretion system accessory protein encodes MELQNHTPFPARLFRTAIDDDRIAASMVTKITYDLRGTELSPSEEQPWILSAEPWESEYGLIDTDQLFYRGGVDLFLFGHARPEKRDTKSFTLSVHVGTAWKREVAVFGVRVWRKGVGGLLPTAPLPIDTIPLTMGFAYGGKDAWDGLDIPYPMNPDGIGCYLWENSAEGKPLPNLEEPDQLITTWEDRPLPAGVGPLPPMSGIRLARLAGPAIKAHVAGKPNPMGEGDPIVFDATFFNAAHPRMIVPSIEPGTRIAISGVTGRGPLLVDLPDLRPRARVRFEDEVDERPLAIDQVGIEADKGRVFISYRFPFRYVVVPEQLREAHLFI; translated from the coding sequence ATGGAACTCCAGAACCACACCCCGTTTCCTGCCCGCCTGTTCCGCACGGCCATCGACGATGACCGCATCGCGGCCTCGATGGTGACGAAAATCACGTACGATCTCCGCGGTACCGAGCTCTCGCCCAGCGAGGAGCAACCCTGGATCCTCTCCGCCGAGCCCTGGGAGAGCGAGTACGGCCTCATCGACACCGATCAGCTCTTCTACCGGGGCGGCGTCGATCTCTTCCTGTTCGGCCACGCCCGCCCGGAGAAGCGTGACACGAAGAGCTTCACCCTCTCGGTCCACGTGGGCACCGCGTGGAAGCGCGAGGTCGCCGTCTTCGGCGTGCGCGTGTGGCGCAAGGGCGTCGGCGGTCTCCTTCCCACGGCGCCGCTCCCCATCGACACCATCCCGCTCACCATGGGCTTCGCGTATGGCGGCAAGGATGCGTGGGACGGCCTCGACATCCCCTACCCCATGAACCCCGACGGCATCGGCTGTTACCTCTGGGAGAACAGCGCCGAGGGCAAGCCGCTCCCCAACCTGGAAGAGCCCGATCAGCTCATCACCACCTGGGAAGACCGCCCCCTGCCCGCTGGCGTGGGCCCCTTGCCCCCCATGAGCGGCATCCGCCTCGCCCGCCTCGCCGGGCCTGCCATCAAGGCGCATGTCGCTGGCAAACCGAACCCCATGGGTGAGGGAGACCCCATCGTCTTCGACGCCACCTTCTTCAACGCGGCGCACCCCCGCATGATCGTCCCCTCCATCGAGCCGGGTACGCGCATCGCCATCAGCGGCGTCACGGGGCGTGGGCCGCTCCTCGTGGATCTGCCCGACCTCCGCCCGCGCGCGCGGGTGCGCTTCGAGGACGAGGTGGACGAGCGCCCCCTCGCCATCGATCAGGTCGGCATCGAGGCGGACAAGGGACGCGTCTTCATCAGCTACCGCTTCCCCTTCCGCTACGTCGTCGTGCCCGAGCAGCTCCGGGAAGCCCATCTCTTCATCTGA
- a CDS encoding DUF2169 family type VI secretion system accessory protein — protein MDVVSACPLRVGSTLWQPRADAWALTVVCKATYELTPGVSPLAQEQEAPNETDSYWDDDLRRSLRVASDMVPFKRRADILLTGSAYAPGRQPVPSLVTRLVLDEIDKAIAVFGDRAFTFDGELREPVRFVKMPLRWERAAGGSESRNPAGVPPDAPPDGRGLIPVPNLQSPGVHVTSRRDVIEPVGYGPIAPTWPERARKLHWYAARWNHAHWNAQPLPHDIDAGYFNAAPPDQQRDEIRPDERLMLENLHPEHARLITALQPVTPRVLVERGAGAVEERRLRCDTLWIDTDRCTCSLIWRAYIPLDHPQQPGRVVLSLVDERHGSLVGAMWRQETSARAPESPARPATWGANPLAGLPWSDGGAPPSTPAVREAMVVDTLNSPMTGIEASKPALPFVGNQSGWASSPPAAPAQSTPSPTDSRRAGHQTGPMLMPSRDVLPFSSNLPSTTSAPPIPGEPPALAAVMPPPAVPTSVVSPPVTPPPAVPLSPLSMPRPVALSAVVAPTVGQSLGAPASPSMPTAPEHVTPSVTQGFSTPITAPPMIGPLARFEADRSQERPREPAVIVESAAAPLHDVRDEVSLPSLEEFTLELCATLDASLALRPEDEPRLLKENQLTKPEWTRLREVWASEIKTELRRGRNGSLRRYDAAYVAQLERERGPITPEDVARMNVGTDRGDLDAVLRDIGLPTQSAIRIQRTWIGKMANDAALGASVRKAMAKAKAE, from the coding sequence ATGGATGTCGTGTCGGCCTGTCCACTGCGCGTCGGGTCCACCCTCTGGCAGCCGCGCGCTGATGCCTGGGCGCTCACGGTCGTCTGCAAGGCCACCTACGAGCTGACACCGGGGGTGTCTCCCCTGGCTCAGGAGCAGGAGGCGCCCAACGAGACCGATAGCTACTGGGACGACGACCTACGCCGCAGCTTGCGGGTCGCGAGCGACATGGTCCCGTTCAAGCGGCGTGCAGACATCCTCCTGACCGGGAGCGCCTACGCACCGGGTCGACAACCCGTCCCGTCGCTGGTGACGCGCCTCGTGCTGGACGAGATCGACAAGGCCATCGCCGTCTTCGGAGACCGAGCCTTCACCTTCGACGGCGAGCTGCGGGAGCCCGTGCGGTTCGTGAAGATGCCGCTTCGCTGGGAACGCGCAGCCGGCGGCAGCGAGTCGAGGAACCCGGCCGGGGTGCCGCCGGACGCGCCTCCGGACGGGCGCGGCCTGATTCCGGTGCCGAACCTGCAGTCACCCGGGGTCCATGTGACGAGCCGGCGCGACGTCATCGAGCCCGTGGGGTACGGGCCCATCGCCCCCACCTGGCCAGAGAGGGCGCGCAAGCTTCACTGGTACGCAGCGCGGTGGAACCACGCTCACTGGAACGCTCAACCCCTGCCCCACGACATCGACGCCGGCTACTTCAACGCCGCCCCGCCGGATCAGCAGAGAGACGAGATCCGCCCCGACGAGCGGCTCATGCTGGAGAACCTGCACCCCGAGCACGCGCGGTTGATCACGGCCCTGCAACCAGTGACCCCTCGCGTGCTCGTCGAGCGGGGCGCCGGCGCCGTGGAGGAGCGGAGGCTCCGCTGCGACACCCTGTGGATCGACACGGACCGGTGCACGTGCTCGCTGATCTGGCGCGCCTACATCCCGCTGGATCATCCCCAGCAACCGGGCCGCGTGGTGCTCTCCCTCGTCGACGAGAGGCACGGCTCCCTCGTCGGCGCGATGTGGCGCCAGGAGACCTCCGCGAGAGCCCCGGAGAGCCCCGCACGGCCCGCCACCTGGGGGGCCAATCCCCTCGCTGGCCTGCCCTGGAGCGACGGTGGTGCTCCCCCTTCGACGCCTGCCGTGCGCGAAGCGATGGTGGTCGATACGTTGAACAGCCCCATGACGGGCATAGAGGCCTCGAAGCCAGCGCTGCCGTTCGTCGGGAACCAGTCCGGGTGGGCAAGCTCCCCTCCCGCAGCACCTGCGCAGAGCACGCCATCTCCCACGGATTCGCGTCGGGCGGGGCATCAGACCGGGCCGATGCTCATGCCCTCACGCGACGTGCTGCCTTTCTCCAGCAACCTCCCGAGCACCACCTCCGCACCACCCATCCCAGGAGAGCCTCCTGCGCTGGCGGCCGTGATGCCCCCCCCGGCCGTGCCGACCTCCGTGGTGTCCCCCCCTGTGACGCCTCCTCCTGCCGTGCCGCTGTCGCCGCTGAGCATGCCGCGTCCAGTCGCTCTGTCCGCCGTGGTGGCGCCGACCGTGGGACAGTCGCTCGGCGCCCCTGCATCGCCGTCCATGCCGACCGCGCCCGAGCACGTCACGCCGTCCGTCACCCAGGGCTTCTCGACGCCCATCACGGCGCCGCCGATGATCGGCCCACTGGCGCGGTTCGAGGCCGACCGTTCGCAAGAGCGCCCGCGCGAACCTGCCGTGATCGTCGAGTCCGCCGCGGCCCCTCTCCACGATGTGCGCGACGAGGTGAGCTTGCCCTCTCTGGAGGAGTTCACCCTGGAGCTGTGCGCCACCCTCGACGCCTCGCTGGCCTTGCGCCCCGAGGACGAGCCACGGCTCCTGAAGGAGAATCAGCTCACGAAGCCCGAGTGGACTCGGCTCCGCGAGGTGTGGGCCTCGGAGATCAAGACGGAGCTACGGCGAGGCCGGAACGGCTCACTCCGCAGGTATGATGCCGCGTACGTCGCTCAGCTCGAACGCGAGCGGGGACCCATCACCCCCGAGGACGTCGCGCGGATGAACGTGGGCACCGATCGCGGCGATCTCGACGCTGTCCTCCGCGACATCGGCCTCCCGACGCAGAGCGCCATCCGCATCCAGCGCACCTGGATCGGAAAAATGGCCAACGATGCGGCGCTCGGCGCATCGGTCCGCAAGGCCATGGCGAAGGCCAAGGCCGAGTGA
- a CDS encoding serine hydrolase has protein sequence MMQLAPERALPGRSLSRRTVRAGAHVLALSALCALAACASTPPPEPLAPAQSSSDPGPPALVTGSTSDVQRAPNPSTPEEALTRFLTAERPEETWFSPDFLDKVPIGAIGSVLTQLRDELGAFVSVAPEGPSGHVARFARGTVPIRAKLDAEGRFTTLFLAPPEQDVVDFDGAIAALRSLPGKHHLLVVTDGKPRVESHGDEPLAVGSAFKLAILAALRGQVDTKKRAWKDVVTLKPEHRSLPSGTLHEWPAGSLLTVQSLASLMIAQSDNTATDALIDVVGRRAIEPFAPHARPFLSTREAFVLKAQTNEALLGRWVKADEAGRRTLLAEIDRQPLPPPEAFSSEPRAIADVEWFFSARELCGLMEKVHDLPLFSINPGLARAKDWESVAFKGGSEPGVLNLTTRVSGKGHTHCVVATFNDGKPIDERRVVMTYGQVLAALRTP, from the coding sequence ATGATGCAGCTTGCACCGGAGCGGGCGCTCCCCGGGCGCTCCCTTTCACGCCGCACCGTTCGCGCCGGAGCGCACGTGCTGGCGCTCTCCGCGCTCTGCGCGCTAGCGGCCTGCGCGTCCACGCCGCCGCCCGAGCCGCTGGCGCCTGCCCAGTCCTCTTCCGACCCTGGCCCTCCTGCCCTCGTGACCGGCTCAACGAGCGACGTGCAGCGTGCTCCCAACCCCAGCACCCCGGAGGAAGCGCTGACGCGGTTTCTGACCGCGGAGCGCCCCGAGGAGACCTGGTTCTCGCCGGATTTCCTCGACAAGGTGCCGATCGGCGCCATCGGCAGCGTGCTCACGCAGCTCCGGGACGAGCTGGGGGCGTTCGTGTCCGTCGCCCCGGAAGGCCCGTCCGGCCATGTCGCGCGGTTCGCGCGGGGCACGGTACCGATACGGGCCAAGCTCGACGCGGAGGGGCGCTTCACGACGCTCTTCCTCGCGCCCCCCGAGCAGGATGTCGTGGACTTCGACGGGGCCATCGCGGCCTTGCGCTCGCTCCCTGGAAAGCACCACCTGCTGGTCGTGACGGACGGGAAACCCAGGGTCGAGAGCCACGGCGATGAGCCGCTCGCCGTGGGTTCCGCCTTCAAGCTGGCGATCCTCGCCGCGTTGCGTGGTCAGGTGGACACGAAGAAACGCGCCTGGAAGGACGTGGTGACGCTGAAGCCGGAGCACCGGAGCCTGCCCTCGGGCACCCTTCACGAATGGCCGGCTGGCAGCCTGCTCACCGTGCAGTCGCTCGCCTCGCTGATGATCGCTCAGAGCGACAACACGGCGACCGACGCGCTGATCGATGTGGTGGGTCGGCGGGCGATCGAGCCATTCGCACCGCACGCTCGTCCGTTCCTCTCGACCCGGGAGGCCTTCGTGCTCAAGGCGCAGACCAACGAGGCGCTCCTCGGGCGCTGGGTGAAGGCAGACGAGGCCGGGCGAAGGACGCTGCTCGCCGAGATCGATCGGCAACCCCTCCCGCCCCCCGAGGCGTTCTCGTCCGAGCCGCGGGCCATCGCCGACGTGGAGTGGTTCTTCTCGGCCCGTGAGCTCTGTGGGCTGATGGAAAAGGTCCACGACCTGCCGCTGTTCTCGATCAACCCTGGCCTCGCCAGGGCGAAAGACTGGGAGAGCGTCGCGTTCAAGGGGGGATCCGAGCCCGGCGTGCTGAACCTGACCACCCGCGTGAGCGGCAAGGGGCACACGCACTGTGTGGTCGCAACGTTCAACGATGGAAAGCCCATCGATGAGCGGCGGGTGGTGATGACCTACGGCCAGGTGCTCGCCGCGCTGCGCACTCCTTAG
- a CDS encoding type VI secretion system Vgr family protein, giving the protein MANPTSNLLSVQIESGDALDVRTFHVSEELSRLFSVTLVAHCTNPDIDFDAAVGMPASFTMVAGSNVPAKRTWGGVCTSLQQVAVEVDGVSTYQIEIAPLLWFLTQRRRNRIFQRLSELEIVEKILGEWSIPFEKRILSEHKKRKYRVQYGESDFAFISRMLEDAGITFYFDPTTTDSKLVLCDAPQANKQRAPIHFHDAPMDGDHEFVTAVRIGRKVRPGKYTLRDQDYRLPPAYKVMQSAKAGTPPEEGLERYHYVPGSFLIESDKGDGTPVADDKGKYRADDRAGEEFAQKRLEAKRVTAKTIDFDTNCIDLAPGVVLSFLDHPKSEVATGKKLLVATVRFSGSHSGKWSQSCLAVLGDLPFRPALTTPKPRVQGVETATVVGPPGEQIHVDEFGRVRVQFHWDLEGGMNDNSSCWIPVSQSWAGGGFGHVNLPRVGHEVIIDFLSGDPDRPVVVGRVYTNSQKVPYTLPGLKTQSGWKSQTVGGTGYNEIMFEDAPGRELVRMQAELDLTKLVKRDESVTLGRDRSKNVGRDDALTVGNDRTHTIGNDESIQVGNNQTILIGVNQSITVGADQTITLPAGNQTESITGNRTFTLVGDLTETIVGNSTLTQTGNQTETVIGDSQRTQLGSQSVSLLGDHTNLQVGGQTFVQVGARMEVQLGNRTDIQVGSRLDVQIGGTTRVEIGSLNEAVIGARSEGTTGNSTETVGAAKSLTSATWSVQTGEAAIRAGAKLDASASEVMVKGGKINVEASGETTIKGSIIRLN; this is encoded by the coding sequence ATGGCCAATCCCACGTCGAATCTCTTGTCGGTCCAGATCGAGTCCGGTGACGCCCTCGATGTGCGCACGTTCCACGTCTCGGAGGAGCTCTCCAGGCTCTTCTCCGTGACGCTGGTCGCCCATTGCACCAACCCGGACATCGATTTCGACGCAGCGGTCGGCATGCCCGCGTCGTTCACCATGGTCGCAGGCTCGAACGTCCCTGCCAAGCGGACCTGGGGGGGCGTCTGCACGTCGCTCCAGCAAGTCGCCGTCGAGGTGGACGGCGTGTCCACCTATCAGATCGAGATCGCGCCCCTGCTCTGGTTTCTGACCCAGCGGAGGCGAAACCGCATCTTCCAGCGCCTCTCGGAACTCGAGATCGTCGAGAAGATCCTCGGAGAGTGGAGCATCCCCTTCGAGAAACGCATCCTCTCCGAGCACAAGAAGCGCAAGTACCGCGTCCAGTATGGCGAGAGCGACTTCGCCTTCATCTCGCGGATGCTGGAGGACGCCGGCATCACCTTCTACTTCGATCCGACCACCACCGACAGCAAGCTCGTGCTCTGCGACGCCCCGCAGGCCAACAAGCAGCGCGCTCCGATTCATTTCCACGATGCCCCGATGGACGGTGATCACGAGTTCGTCACGGCGGTGCGCATCGGCCGCAAGGTGCGGCCCGGCAAGTACACCCTGCGCGATCAGGACTACCGCCTCCCGCCCGCCTACAAGGTGATGCAGTCGGCCAAGGCCGGGACACCTCCGGAGGAAGGCCTGGAGCGCTACCACTACGTGCCGGGCTCGTTCCTCATCGAGAGCGACAAGGGCGACGGGACGCCCGTCGCCGACGACAAGGGGAAGTACCGCGCCGACGACCGGGCTGGCGAAGAGTTCGCGCAGAAGCGGCTCGAGGCCAAGCGGGTGACGGCGAAGACGATCGACTTCGACACCAACTGCATCGATCTCGCGCCCGGCGTGGTGCTCAGCTTCCTCGATCACCCGAAGAGCGAGGTCGCGACCGGGAAGAAGCTCCTCGTCGCCACCGTGAGGTTCTCCGGCTCCCACAGCGGCAAGTGGTCCCAGAGCTGCCTGGCCGTCCTCGGCGACCTCCCCTTCCGACCTGCTCTCACCACCCCCAAGCCCAGGGTGCAAGGCGTGGAGACCGCCACCGTGGTCGGTCCCCCTGGAGAGCAGATCCACGTCGACGAATTCGGGCGCGTGCGTGTCCAGTTCCACTGGGATCTGGAGGGGGGCATGAACGACAACTCCTCCTGCTGGATCCCGGTGTCCCAGTCGTGGGCCGGTGGGGGGTTCGGTCACGTGAACCTCCCCCGCGTCGGTCACGAGGTGATCATCGACTTCCTCTCCGGAGACCCGGACCGTCCGGTGGTCGTCGGCCGCGTCTACACCAACTCGCAGAAGGTCCCGTACACGCTGCCTGGGTTGAAGACGCAGAGCGGCTGGAAGAGCCAGACCGTCGGCGGCACGGGCTACAACGAGATCATGTTCGAGGACGCGCCGGGCCGAGAGCTGGTTCGCATGCAGGCCGAGCTGGATCTGACCAAGCTGGTCAAGCGTGACGAGTCGGTGACCCTCGGCCGGGATCGGTCCAAGAACGTCGGCCGAGACGACGCCCTCACGGTCGGCAACGACCGCACCCACACCATCGGCAACGACGAGTCGATCCAGGTCGGCAACAACCAGACCATCCTGATCGGCGTCAACCAGTCGATCACCGTCGGCGCAGATCAGACAATCACCCTCCCCGCCGGCAACCAGACGGAGAGCATCACCGGCAACCGCACGTTCACGCTCGTCGGCGACCTCACCGAGACCATCGTCGGCAACAGCACGCTCACACAGACAGGGAACCAGACCGAGACCGTGATCGGGGACTCGCAGCGAACACAGCTCGGCAGCCAGTCGGTCTCTCTGCTCGGAGACCACACCAACCTCCAGGTCGGCGGTCAGACCTTCGTCCAGGTCGGCGCCCGCATGGAGGTGCAGCTCGGCAACCGCACCGACATCCAGGTCGGCAGCCGGCTCGACGTGCAGATTGGCGGCACCACCCGCGTGGAGATCGGCTCGCTGAACGAAGCGGTGATCGGCGCGCGGAGCGAGGGAACGACCGGCAACTCGACCGAGACCGTGGGCGCGGCCAAGTCGCTCACCTCGGCGACCTGGAGCGTGCAGACCGGTGAGGCGGCGATCCGAGCCGGCGCCAAGCTCGATGCTTCCGCCTCGGAGGTGATGGTGAAGGGGGGGAAGATCAACGTCGAGGCCAGCGGCGAGACGACCATCAAGGGCAGCATCATCCGACTGAACTGA
- a CDS encoding NUDIX domain-containing protein — protein sequence MSRSAVAAWCFAVIVVKLGRRFLVVRERKHGQLWYLPAGRVEAGESFADAALRETLEEGGIPIELEGILRVEHSPQGDEARFRVIFLARPAGDALPKQTPDEHSLEARWVTVEELSALPQRGPDVARLFREVLGGAPVYPLSLVRPEGEPLLP from the coding sequence ATGTCGCGCTCCGCCGTCGCCGCCTGGTGTTTCGCCGTGATCGTCGTGAAGCTGGGGCGACGCTTCCTCGTCGTGCGCGAGCGAAAGCACGGACAGCTCTGGTACTTGCCCGCGGGTCGTGTGGAGGCGGGGGAGAGCTTCGCCGACGCTGCGCTGCGGGAAACGCTGGAGGAAGGGGGGATTCCCATCGAGCTGGAGGGGATCCTGCGGGTGGAGCACAGTCCGCAGGGCGACGAGGCGCGCTTCCGGGTGATCTTCCTGGCGCGTCCAGCGGGGGACGCGCTCCCCAAGCAGACGCCGGACGAGCACTCCCTGGAGGCCCGCTGGGTGACCGTGGAGGAGCTTTCGGCGTTGCCTCAGCGGGGTCCGGACGTTGCCCGTCTCTTCCGGGAGGTCCTCGGCGGAGCGCCGGTCTATCCCCTCTCGCTCGTGCGACCCGAGGGCGAGCCGCTGCTGCCTTGA
- a CDS encoding C-type lectin domain-containing protein: MTTTARHALPACTAQAHPASCARFWASFRRAGKMKPVTSALLDLLRGVLLASVVVGCGRSAILDTEFDPSVSGPGSGPGGMGASGPGPGGAGPGGGGLGGMGQGGEAPVCDMPEPEVCDGLDNDCDGLIDEGDPGGGAGCPTGLSGECGQGTTTCQGGTLICVPDTGPTPEICNGLDDDCNGLIDDGVPCNCVLRQFQNHEYEFCAIELSWDEAAAMCAQRGLFLATLGSPQENQFVFEAASAISSDRWWIGLRRNINSGAWQWSNGMPVTYTNWAPGEPNNSGGNEHCGQINRFYPASTWNDEPCDTPLFFVCESFGGP; encoded by the coding sequence ATGACCACCACCGCAAGGCATGCGCTCCCGGCGTGCACCGCGCAAGCCCATCCGGCATCCTGCGCCCGCTTCTGGGCCTCGTTCCGCCGAGCGGGTAAGATGAAGCCCGTGACCTCCGCCCTGCTCGACCTGCTTCGCGGCGTGCTCCTCGCATCGGTCGTCGTCGGCTGCGGACGCTCCGCCATCCTGGACACCGAGTTCGACCCGTCCGTCAGCGGTCCGGGCAGCGGTCCTGGAGGCATGGGCGCCAGTGGTCCCGGTCCTGGTGGCGCTGGGCCAGGAGGGGGAGGTCTGGGCGGCATGGGACAAGGCGGTGAGGCCCCTGTGTGCGACATGCCCGAGCCCGAGGTGTGCGATGGCCTGGACAACGACTGCGATGGGCTCATCGACGAAGGCGACCCTGGCGGCGGGGCCGGTTGTCCCACAGGGCTGTCCGGGGAGTGCGGCCAGGGCACGACGACCTGTCAGGGGGGCACGCTGATCTGCGTTCCCGATACCGGGCCGACTCCCGAGATCTGCAATGGGCTGGACGACGACTGCAATGGACTCATCGACGATGGTGTCCCTTGCAATTGCGTTCTTCGCCAGTTCCAGAACCACGAGTATGAGTTCTGCGCGATCGAGCTCTCCTGGGACGAGGCGGCGGCGATGTGCGCGCAGCGGGGCCTGTTCCTGGCCACCCTCGGCAGCCCCCAGGAGAACCAGTTCGTCTTCGAGGCTGCCAGCGCCATCTCCAGCGACAGGTGGTGGATCGGGCTGCGCAGGAACATCAACTCCGGCGCCTGGCAGTGGAGCAATGGCATGCCCGTGACCTACACGAACTGGGCTCCGGGGGAGCCGAACAACAGCGGTGGCAACGAGCACTGCGGCCAGATCAACCGCTTCTACCCGGCCAGCACCTGGAACGACGAGCCCTGCGACACGCCACTCTTCTTCGTTTGCGAGTCCTTCGGCGGGCCCTGA